Within the Lacerta agilis isolate rLacAgi1 chromosome Z, rLacAgi1.pri, whole genome shotgun sequence genome, the region ttggattacaactcctatcGTCCTGACCTTGGCTGTGCTAGCTGGTGCTGAGGAGAGTTGGACAGGTCACAGGACCACATTCCTGGCATATGGTGATAGTCTCACCCTCATTCTCCAAATAGAATACCATATCTCAATACAGTAGCTATCTGCTGTCCAAAACCTTTGTTTTGATATTGAATCTTGGCACAGCAGCACAGCTTTGTAAGGAAATAACTTTGACAAGCAGTTTCTAAGAATATAAAAAGGTTTCCAAATTCTGTCTCAGTTTCAGAGACcatggcaaactatggtttgtgcaaAACACATAACATACAAACCATGGCTAAGTACTAAAAAGGCAAATGGTGGCTAAGAGCTGCCTGGGTTGCTTTCAGTTTTTACCTCCTCAGCTTTATAGTACACTGTCTCCAGCAGCCTCTGACGGTGGAGCAATAAGCATAATTGGATTTTGTTGATTCAGATAATTTCCTGATTCTGTGGTCTTGATTGCAAACCATAGTTCATCAGTCCAGGCAtcaagctaagtttccctaactGTGGTTTCACATGATGTctgaatggattccaaatatcattgtattttatttatacacaaTCTATGTCTAAAAGCTATCCATTTGTATATTGTCATGTCTTCTATCCAttgcttaaaggggggggggcatggtatTATCTTTCCGATGAATCACTATTAGTCTTTCGGAAGAAGTTACGGTGCAGAGAGTCCATCTATGCTGACCCGCTGTCAAACCCCATATAGTTGGCATATGGCTTCAAATAATATTATCATCTGAGAATGTAACTTTTAAAATTTAACATTCTCCTGCTTGGCATCTTAATGCAGAGGCTAAGCAGCCCTCTCTCGGAGATGCTTCAGATCTCTGAATTTCCTGCATCAGACTAGATTGCTCACAAAGCCCCCTATATGCTTCCATTGTAAATGAAAGCCCAGCTTGAAGCCCATTTCTCAAAGAAGTAAGAGCTGCACCTTGCCTTTGCTAATCACTTTGACAACTGTCCATCATTCTTCTAGGCTTTGCAAAGGCCAAATGCTGTTACCATTAAGCCTCATTCCCTTCCTCTCTCAACTTTTCTCCAAAGCTCCTGTCAGCTCACAGAGGCCTCACACAAGGAATCCTTGAGAGACAGTCATGTAAATTTAAGACCACCATTTTGTCTGTCGctctccctgttttgttttggttttacatCGTGGGTCTTGCAGTAGCTATTGTAGGCTTCCAAGGGCATCCAGCCTGCAGCGTGCTGATAAAAGGGTATGAATAAATAATTGCAATGTAATGAGGTAGCTGGTAGATGTTGTTTTAACATCATTCAGTTGGTAAAAGACCATTTGCTCCCTGCATTCTCCCTCCAGATCTTTTTTTCAATCTAGGCATTTCCCATCCTTGACGCAGGTCTGTTCACCCCTGTCTTCTTGCTGGTGCTCGCAATCTGATAACAAGATTCTCTTTCTGATCAATACTTCTTCACTTGTGATTTTATTATCACGCTACCTTCAGGCTGCTCCTAGAATTGGTCTGTGTGCTCCAAATTGTGTTATTTCTTGCACTAATTCTTTTGAATTCCACTGATCTCtaaatgggcaggaggaggagataccCTTTTGGCCAGTGGAAGCCTGCAAATTATCAAATGTTTCCTCCATCCCCTCCCCTTTGCATTAGCAGATGTTATGTTTGGCACGTATTgatcctttcccttcccttcctttgcagGAACATTTTACACCGGAATGCAAGTTCAAAGAGTCGGTTTTTGAAAACTACTATGTGACATACTCCTCCATGATATACAGACAGCAGCAGTCGGGGAGAGGCTGGTACTTGGGTCTCAACAAAGAAGGGGAGATCATGAAAGGAAACCACGTCAAGAAAAACAAAGCGGCGGCACATTTCCTTCCCAAACcattaaaaggtaaaaaaaaatatcccggCTTGCTCAGAGGTCTGCAGGTGCACTGGAATGCCCGACTCCCCTGCATGCTTGACAAAAATGTAGGCTTTCCTGACATTAGTTGAAAATGTGCAGGGAGGAAGTGTGGTTCAGTGGCAAAGCTCCTGCTTTGCAtttagaaagtcccaggttcaattcctggcacctccaggtagggttgggaaagattctctgcctgaaaccaCGGATAGCTGCTGTCAGACAGTGTAAGGCACTgatgaaccaatagtctgactcattataaggcagcttcttatgttcatatggaTAAGAGTTTCTGCAGGGCTGAGATGAAACTATCCTAATTatagagaagggggaaggaattGAAGTCAGTTAGTGTTTAAAGGCAAATCTTCCTAATCTGCGCctcccaaaacaatacatgagcTGAAActcaaccatccttcaaaattttcaGTTATCCAGATTTTGCAGTAGTACAGTTCtccatatactggggtaaagtttTCACATAAATGCAAATGCATTAAATTGGGGGcaggtgcatttttaaaagctgtatgtTCAGAGAAATTTacaataaaatgctggtgaatttccatagaggctttaataataataataataataataataataataataataataatctgaaattgatctagaaatatggagaactgaacttaaaatgcagagggagagagatggaaacaaaccacaactcaCAGATTTACCCATGCCTACCTGGGTAGAGTTCCCTGGGGATAGGagctgattgttaaaccactctgggatttgtagctcttggggggtgggggtggagtatGAGTCTCTTACCAACTCTCAACACTCTTAACAGACTATAGTGCCCAGGgtcctttgagggaagccatgactgtttaaaatgctaagatgcagctttaaatgcatagtgcaggtgGGACCTAAGTGAAGCATTGCATGAGTGGAACAACTTTTACTTGTGCATGGGAagttcccttccctctcctccctccatgtgCTTCCACAACATAGCCCCGCACCCCCCCCATATGCTCTGGGGTctctccaatcctctggagcagatcccAGAACATAGAAATGCATGGGAAGAGAGGAacggaaaatggaataaaaaaagaAGACAGGAATAATGTGACACTGGCTCTTAGATGAACAAACTCTCTTAcgcttttcttgtttttcttctcctccagtgGCTATGTACAAAGAACCTTCCCTCCATGATCTTACAGAATTTTCACGGTCTGGCAGCGGGACCCCCACGAAAAGCAGAAGTGTCTCAGGAGTGCTAAACGGTGGGAAATCCATGAGCCAAAACGAATCGACGTAGCCAGGTTTAGGGAGCAACTGGAGAGACGTGTAAATGGAATCTTACCTCTGGAATCATAGATATAAGCACTTTCTTAGCTGCCTATCATCCAGCGAGGCAAGCCAACAAACTGGCATAGGTCACATTGTCTTATCAGCCATTTAGACCTTTTGGTtgttcaaaaataattttaaacaaatgataaaaaaaaacaaatgataatagtaaaaaaaagagagagcccaATAATGTAGAATGTGCTTGTGCAATCACACAAGGATAGCCAGACAAAACATAACTTGCGGCATAAAACCACAGAGAGGAAATGTCCATCTTGCTCAGTCTCTCTTTAATCTCAcctgtgctttggggggggggggcagaattaagTAGCAGGAAAACATTTTTTGCAGCACTTAACTGCTGATTTGAATTTGCTGTCCAGCCAAGAGAGAAGTCCAATCAAAGACCACTTTTTTTGCTCTTCGAGGGAAATtctaatgcttaatgttttatacatatatatatatctatagcaTTAGAGGGTAAACAAACAGGATATGTGAACTCTGTGGTTTTTTTCCCTCAGCTTACCATTTTCTATCTCAAGGCTTGATATTGATAACAAACCCAATGTATTCTTTTAATTTGGTATAGTGCAACTTTCTGATTCCTTAACTCCAATGGGTCTTCTTCAGCGCTGTGTCTTTTCAAGCAAAATAATGCTAATAGTagtataatataaaatattaaaaaatcagGTTTGGAGCTGAGTGTCAGTGTCTCAGTCTCCAGAGAAGTGTTCTtgcgattaaaaaaaaacaacactgagaGATATACATTTTTTAATAGATTTGTAGTATTCTGTTTAAAGTCCTTGTGCTGACCCTAGTCTGTAGGAACCAAGGTGTTAATGTTAACCCCCAGTCAGTGGAAGATaatgtttttgggttgttgtttttctaaaaaataaaaaataaaaatagaggggATGAAAATATCCCCAATATGTAgagtttctttttctccccctcctccccctctgctTTCTCTTAATTACATTTTAcgtaacatattttaaaaacaaacaaactgttgtCGTGGCTTCTTTTTTCTAAAGACAGAAACTGTGGAATTGAGGTGacttaattttttataaggaaaaACAATattgtttgtaaaataaataaataaatctttctttCACTTCCATGAAATTAGGGTAGAAGAGAAGCATCACGACAAGCAACCCCTAAAGCATCTCTACTTGCTGTTGGGAAGGAGAACGCTGCCCAGTGTCTTCTGCCCACGAAGAATGAAGCCGGCTTCAGGTGCTACCTTTAGGCTGACATAATCATGTGTGGGGTGGCAGGGACAAGCACACTGCCCCCACTGTTTCCCCATGCCATCATTCTTAACTCCTCCCAACTCATGGAACACAAACCTCTGCAACAAGGACCCTATTGTATCTTTGGAGGCTCCCCATGCATTTTTGGAAGCCCGCAAAGCCATGGTTCTGAAATGCACCTGGAGCATCCATgactggattaaccattaagcaaattAAGCACATGCTTTGGGAATCAAGGGAAGAGGGGGGCACCGCAACAGTTTTTCATTGCCTGATTTTTAACATTCATGGTCACAAATTACTCAGCTGAGCATTCATTTTCTCAGCtgaagtatattaaaaaaaaaatcccaaaagaactggcatgctttcgaactgctaggttggcaggagctgggacagagcaacgggagctcaccctgtcgtggggattcgaaccgccgaccttccgatcagcaagcccaagaggctctgtggtttagaccacagtgccacccgcgttccaGAACAGCTATACAACAAGGCAGGCCAGatgccttatctctactaagtGTAGAAGCAAACGCATTGTGTAAGATTAGTTctgaggatctgatcaaagacaTTGCAACTAGAAAAAgcagacacccctcccccccatatatatatatatatatatatatatatatatatatatatatatatgtatgtatgtatgtataacaaAAATGAAGCATGTGGGTTTGGGTTTCATTTCGTaacataaaattttattttagggTTTATagttgtttatattttaaattaggaatatatgggggcaccaaaatcttGTAAGTGCTTTtggccaggggcgtacccaggatcaaaactaggggtgGTGGGCGGGCAAGCCATgatcgttcaggttcaaaaacaaaaacagcttcaaaaaacagaaaaactcccctccccaacagaaagccccaaatggctgaaaaactcatttcccaggatcctcagtcctcacaaaggaactactcaccatgcaagggaactcagtttcccaagctcccttgcaacgatgaatcccagcgaattcagaaactgttcctctcttgccagcacaatgtagagtggatacaaaaagcaggcagacaaggaaggatgagaacccaggctaagaccatggtcagccctcggattcgccccctgacactgcccaagtctcagcctgcatccccatttgaccaagcagggtgcaggctaggatccggtctctgataggcacgccagctctttgtcagcacgagggagggggaaacagctggcgcaaaacacacacacacacacacagagagagagagagtggccaaCTGTGTCTCCGCAAGAGgtcaagagctcaattgttattgagatttggggagggggagaaagaccagtagttgagctttttttcaggagagctttttttttccttttaggctgccaataaccatttcattttttatttattttttgctttggggggcagctcccccctgccccccccgggtacgcccatgcttAGGgcttctaaaggtcttaatcAGGCCCTGTCTTCAGATGGCACCCTGTTGCAGAAGTTTGCCTTCTTTGAGTTGGAGTGTGATAATACAAATAATGGGGCCATGGGGGTAGGGCTGACACACCTGTTCCTGCTGCTCCTACCATGTGCTCACATTAACCTAATTGTAACACCTGAAGGGGGCTTAAAGTGCAAGGGGCTATCAGATAGATGTATCGTGGTCCTGTCATGGAAAGGAGCAAGCTCCCAGATAATATTGAAGGGGTTTTGCCTTGCATGAACTTCAGTCATAGTGGTGTGACAACGGCCTGGTAGGAGCAGGGAGGGATATGATGCATTCCTACAAGGAGCCCGTCTGCCCCCTGGTCTCTGCCCGCAGCAGAGTTTTGATTGTgccctcctttccctttttttaaaaagcaaaaacctatatatattaaaaaaaaatcattaggtTTCCATTTAGTTCCTCATATCTGTTGCATGGGAGAAAGTTGGAATATTGGCTTTAGAGTTGCATGACATGTTACGATTTCGTGCATTGCTCAACGTCAGCATCTGTTGCAGATTTGTACAAAGCTGACATGGATCGGTTCGAGCTGTTTCAGACTGCTTTGTACAAGGAGatgtttattatttgttgtaTACAACCATGCACTGAATAAACTTATTTATATTAAGATgtactttctaaaaaaaaacaacagcttgtGGATTTGTTCAGAAAACTGGATCATTTCGATTGGCTCGTCTGGAGAAATGGGAGGCATGCAAGACACCTCCCCAGAGGTTGTTCAGATTGGGAGTGAGTGAAACGAGAAAACCCTGAGAGTTAAAACTCAGGTCCCAATTCCCACTCACATGTGACCAGCACTCTGTACTAGGACTGAAGTCACTTTGAATTGCATAGCAATCTTCcccgacctggtgccctccaggcattTTGGATTTCATcttccatcacctctgaccattgtCCCTGCTATTTTGGGTGCTTAGGTCTGGACTGCTATAAGCTCAAACTGCAAGGGAGCCATATGACCtgttttaataattaaaaaaacaacaacactacagGTGGGAATGATCAGTTGAAACTGCTTagccctctccccactccaaATTGTCCCTCAATCTGTGTCCCCACCACCTTGACCACCACAAAGATTTTCACTTAGcattttcatacatttaaagctccatGGAGGGTAGGGAACTGCTGAGACAAGGAGATTTGGAGTATGGAAACGGTTCAGCACTTTCCCAAGCACCCCTCTCCGATGGGATCCCTGCTCCTATTCAACAAAAGCAGCTCAGCTTCCAAATGAGATACGGCCTTTGATTAAGTGAGTCAAAGAGTTCCTCGTAGGAAAGAGAAGTCATGCGTCACATTTTTGGGGGCTGACAAAGATTAATcacccctcctttttctttcttttttaatttcctgcACCGCTCAAGACCAATCAATATCTCATTGTCAGCACTACCCAGAAAACCATTACAGACCA harbors:
- the FGF13 gene encoding fibroblast growth factor 13 isoform X3, with amino-acid sequence MSGKVIKSKEEKDASKEPQLKGIVTKLYSRQGYHLQLQADGTIDGTKEEESTYTLFNLIPVGLRVVAIQGVQTKLYLAMNSEGYLYTSEHFTPECKFKESVFENYYVTYSSMIYRQQQSGRGWYLGLNKEGEIMKGNHVKKNKAAAHFLPKPLKVAMYKEPSLHDLTEFSRSGSGTPTKSRSVSGVLNGGKSMSQNEST